In the genome of Pseudomonas protegens, one region contains:
- a CDS encoding response regulator → MLKKLGIKGRVLLLTLLPTSLMALVLGGYFTWMQLSELQAQLLQRGEMIAEQLASLVAPAMGNHNAPMLERIATQALEQQDVRAVSFLAPDRTLVAHAGPSMLNPPPSGNGTQMMQRSGNDATRYQLPVFGRHRNLAGDLIPDESDRLLGWVELELSHSGMLLRGYRSLFASLLLIAAGLAGAALLAVRMGRTINNPLTQIKQAVAQLKDGNLETRLPPLGSHELDELASGINRMASTLQNAQEELQHSIDQATEDVRQNLETIEIQNIELDLARKEALEASRIKSEFLANMSHEIRTPLNGILGFTHLLQKSELTPRQLDYLGTIEKSADSLLGIINEILDFSKIEAGKLVLDSIPFNLRDLLQDTLTILAPAAHAKQLELVSLVYRDTPLSLVGDPLRLKQILTNLVSNAIKFTREGTIVARAMLEEEHEDSVQLRISIQDTGIGLSNQDVRALFQAFSQADNSLSRQPGGTGLGLVISKRLIEQMGGEIGVDSTPGEGSEFWISLNLPKTRDDAEDLPGPPLLGRRVAVLENHELARQALQHQLEDCGLEVTPFNTLEALTNGITGVHQSDQAIDLAVLGITSNDMSPERLSQHIWDLEHLGCKVLVLCPTTEQTLFHLSVPNPHSQLQAKPACTRKLRRALSDLVTPRRPRSEPEETLSSRAPRVLCVDDNPANLLLIQTLLEDMGAKVLAVDNGYAALNAIQNEPFDLVMMDVQMPGMDGRQSTEAIRQWESERHGTPLPIVALTAHAMANEKRALLQSGMDDYLTKPISERQLAQVVLKWTGLALRNQGPERASERSEVSLELQVLDQDEGLRLAAGKADLAADMLAMLLASLEADREAINAARAANDHSALIERVHRLHGATRYCGVPQLRAACQRSETLLKQEDAKAFAALDELDHAIGRLAAEARINA, encoded by the coding sequence GTGCTCAAGAAACTGGGAATCAAAGGCCGCGTACTGTTGCTGACCTTGTTGCCCACCAGCCTCATGGCGCTGGTGCTGGGTGGCTATTTCACCTGGATGCAGCTCTCGGAACTGCAGGCCCAGCTCCTGCAGCGCGGCGAAATGATTGCCGAACAACTGGCCTCGCTGGTGGCACCGGCGATGGGCAACCACAACGCGCCGATGCTCGAACGCATCGCCACCCAGGCCCTGGAACAGCAGGACGTGCGCGCGGTGTCTTTCCTGGCTCCTGATCGCACGCTGGTGGCCCACGCGGGACCGAGCATGCTCAACCCGCCACCCAGCGGCAACGGCACGCAGATGATGCAACGCAGTGGCAATGACGCGACCCGCTACCAACTGCCGGTGTTCGGCCGCCATCGCAACCTGGCCGGCGACCTGATCCCCGATGAGTCCGACCGCCTGCTGGGCTGGGTGGAACTGGAGCTGTCCCACAGCGGCATGCTGCTGCGTGGCTACCGCAGCCTGTTCGCCAGCCTGCTGTTGATTGCCGCCGGCCTGGCCGGTGCTGCCCTGCTGGCGGTGCGCATGGGCCGCACCATCAACAACCCGCTGACCCAGATCAAGCAGGCGGTGGCGCAACTCAAGGATGGCAACCTGGAAACCCGCCTGCCACCCCTGGGCAGCCATGAACTGGATGAACTGGCCTCGGGCATCAATCGCATGGCCAGCACCCTGCAGAATGCCCAGGAAGAACTGCAGCACAGCATCGACCAGGCCACCGAAGACGTGCGCCAGAACCTGGAAACCATCGAGATCCAGAACATCGAACTGGACCTGGCGCGCAAGGAAGCCCTGGAAGCCAGCCGGATCAAGTCGGAGTTCCTGGCCAACATGAGCCATGAAATCCGTACACCCCTCAATGGCATTCTCGGCTTCACCCACCTGCTGCAGAAAAGCGAGCTGACGCCGCGCCAGCTGGATTACCTGGGCACCATCGAAAAATCCGCCGACAGCCTGCTGGGGATCATCAACGAAATCCTCGACTTCTCGAAAATCGAAGCCGGCAAGCTGGTGCTCGACAGCATTCCCTTCAACCTGCGGGACTTGCTGCAGGACACCCTGACCATCCTCGCCCCGGCCGCCCACGCCAAGCAGTTGGAACTGGTGAGCCTGGTCTATCGCGACACGCCGTTGTCGCTGGTCGGTGACCCGCTGCGGCTCAAGCAGATCCTCACCAACCTGGTGAGCAACGCCATCAAGTTCACCCGCGAAGGCACCATCGTCGCCCGGGCCATGCTCGAAGAAGAGCACGAGGACAGCGTGCAACTGCGCATCAGCATCCAGGACACCGGCATCGGCCTGTCGAACCAGGATGTGCGTGCCCTGTTCCAGGCCTTCAGCCAGGCCGATAACTCGCTGTCGCGCCAACCCGGCGGCACCGGGCTGGGGCTGGTGATCTCCAAGCGCCTGATCGAACAGATGGGCGGCGAGATCGGGGTCGACAGCACCCCGGGTGAAGGCTCGGAGTTCTGGATCAGCCTGAACCTGCCCAAGACCCGCGACGACGCCGAGGACCTGCCCGGCCCGCCGCTGCTGGGACGGCGGGTGGCGGTCCTGGAGAATCACGAACTGGCCCGCCAGGCCCTGCAGCACCAGTTGGAAGACTGCGGCCTGGAAGTGACCCCGTTCAACACCCTGGAAGCCCTGACCAATGGCATTACCGGGGTGCACCAGAGCGATCAGGCCATTGACCTGGCGGTGCTCGGCATCACCAGCAACGACATGTCTCCCGAGCGCCTGAGCCAGCACATCTGGGACCTGGAACATCTGGGCTGCAAGGTCCTGGTGCTGTGCCCGACCACCGAACAGACGCTGTTCCACCTCTCGGTGCCCAACCCCCACAGTCAGTTGCAGGCCAAGCCGGCCTGCACCCGCAAACTGCGCCGGGCCCTGTCCGATCTGGTCACCCCGCGCCGGCCCCGCAGCGAACCGGAAGAAACTCTCTCCAGCCGCGCACCACGGGTGCTGTGTGTCGATGACAACCCGGCCAACCTGCTGCTGATCCAGACCTTGCTGGAAGACATGGGCGCCAAGGTGCTGGCGGTGGACAACGGCTACGCCGCGCTGAACGCGATCCAGAACGAGCCTTTCGACCTGGTGATGATGGACGTGCAGATGCCCGGCATGGACGGCCGGCAAAGTACCGAGGCAATCCGCCAATGGGAAAGCGAGCGCCACGGGACACCGCTGCCGATCGTCGCCCTGACCGCCCACGCCATGGCCAACGAAAAACGCGCCCTGCTGCAAAGCGGCATGGACGACTACCTGACCAAGCCCATCAGCGAACGGCAACTGGCCCAGGTGGTGCTGAAATGGACCGGCCTGGCGCTGCGCAACCAGGGCCCGGAACGGGCCAGCGAGCGCTCTGAAGTGAGCCTGGAGCTGCAGGTGCTGGATCAGGACGAAGGCCTGCGCCTGGCCGCCGGCAAGGCCGATCTGGCGGCGGACATGCTGGCCATGTTGCTGGCATCTCTTGAAGCCGATCGCGAGGCGATCAACGCCGCCCGGGCGGCCAACGACCATAGCGCCTTGATCGAGCGGGTACACCGTCTGCACGGCGCCACTCGTTATTGCGGGGTGCCGCAGTTGCGTGCCGCCTGCCAACGCAGCGAAACCCTGCTCAAACAGGAGGACGCCAAGGCCTTTGCCGCCCTTGACGAGCTGGACCACGCAATCGGCCGCCTGGCCGCCGAGGCGCGGATCAACGCCTGA
- a CDS encoding DUF2058 domain-containing protein — protein sequence MSLSLRDQLLKAGLVNQKQAKQVSKDKQKQQRLAHKGQIELDDSQQRAAQEAMAEKVKRDQELNRQQQEKAEQKARAAQIKQLIEVSRLPKLNTEDYYNFVDDKKVKRLSVNTLMRNKLSSGSLAIVHHAGGYEVIPREAALKIQERDPRRIVQLNTPTEAPDEDDPYAAYQIPDDLMW from the coding sequence ATGAGCCTTTCCCTTCGCGACCAGTTGCTCAAAGCAGGGCTGGTCAACCAAAAGCAGGCCAAGCAGGTCAGCAAAGACAAGCAGAAGCAGCAGCGACTGGCCCATAAAGGCCAGATCGAACTCGATGATTCCCAGCAGCGCGCAGCCCAGGAAGCCATGGCCGAGAAGGTCAAGCGTGACCAGGAGCTCAACCGTCAGCAGCAGGAGAAGGCCGAGCAGAAGGCCCGTGCGGCGCAGATCAAGCAACTGATCGAAGTCTCGCGCCTGCCCAAGCTGAACACCGAGGACTACTACAACTTCGTCGACGACAAGAAGGTCAAGCGTCTGTCGGTGAACACCCTGATGCGCAACAAGCTCAGCAGCGGTTCCCTGGCCATCGTCCACCACGCTGGTGGCTATGAGGTGATTCCGCGGGAGGCGGCGCTGAAGATCCAGGAGCGTGACCCGCGGCGCATCGTGCAACTGAACACGCCCACCGAGGCGCCGGATGAGGACGATCCATACGCGGCCTACCAGATCCCTGATGATCTGATGTGGTAA
- the rlmD gene encoding 23S rRNA (uracil(1939)-C(5))-methyltransferase RlmD, whose amino-acid sequence MAKQERGLRFQPAGGTRAPQIPVGKKQRLNIQRLANDGRGIAFVDGRTWFVSGALAGEDVEARVLGSHGKVVEARTERIFNASELRRPAACAHAGRCGGCSVQHLPHAEQLALKQRMLAEQLSKVAGVEPEVWAAPLSGPEFGYRRRARVAVRWDAKGKQLEVGLRAAGSQDIVAIDDCPVLVQALQPIMSRLPAMLRRLSKPQALGHVELFSGSALAVLLRHMAPLSESDLTILKDFCDFHQAQLWLHAEGEPQPFDPSQSLGYRLETWDLHLAYRPGDFVQVNAAVNEAMVAQALEWLAPQPQERVLDLFCGLGNFALPLARQVREVVAVEGVAAMVARAADNAASNNLHNTRFFQADLSQPLSAAEWVDEGFSAVLLDPPRDGAFEVVRHLASLGAKRLVYVSCNPATLARDTVELIKQGYRLKRAGILDMFPQTAHVEAMALFEAS is encoded by the coding sequence ATGGCTAAGCAAGAGAGAGGCCTGCGCTTCCAGCCGGCGGGCGGCACTCGGGCTCCACAGATTCCCGTGGGCAAGAAGCAGCGCCTGAACATCCAGCGCCTGGCCAATGACGGTCGTGGCATCGCCTTTGTCGATGGCCGCACCTGGTTTGTCAGCGGTGCTCTGGCCGGTGAAGACGTCGAAGCTCGGGTATTGGGCAGCCATGGCAAGGTGGTGGAGGCCCGTACCGAGCGCATCTTCAACGCCAGTGAACTGCGTCGCCCGGCGGCCTGTGCCCACGCCGGGCGTTGTGGCGGTTGCAGCGTGCAGCACCTGCCCCATGCCGAACAGCTTGCCCTGAAACAGCGCATGCTCGCCGAGCAGTTGTCCAAGGTCGCGGGGGTTGAACCCGAGGTCTGGGCGGCGCCGTTGAGCGGTCCCGAGTTCGGCTATCGGCGTCGCGCCCGGGTGGCGGTGCGCTGGGACGCCAAGGGCAAGCAACTGGAGGTGGGTTTGCGTGCCGCTGGTAGCCAGGACATTGTCGCCATCGACGATTGCCCGGTGCTGGTACAGGCCTTGCAGCCCATCATGAGCCGCTTGCCCGCCATGCTGCGACGCTTGAGCAAGCCTCAGGCACTGGGGCATGTGGAGTTGTTCAGTGGTTCGGCGCTGGCGGTGCTGTTGCGTCATATGGCGCCGTTGTCCGAGAGCGACCTGACGATCCTCAAGGACTTCTGCGATTTCCATCAGGCGCAATTGTGGCTGCACGCTGAAGGCGAGCCGCAACCCTTTGATCCGTCGCAGTCGCTGGGCTATCGCCTGGAAACCTGGGATCTGCACCTGGCCTATCGGCCGGGGGACTTTGTCCAGGTCAACGCCGCGGTCAACGAAGCGATGGTGGCCCAGGCGCTGGAGTGGCTGGCGCCGCAACCTCAGGAGCGGGTGCTGGACCTGTTCTGCGGCCTGGGCAACTTTGCCCTGCCGCTGGCCCGGCAGGTGCGGGAAGTGGTGGCGGTGGAAGGCGTGGCGGCCATGGTGGCGCGCGCCGCTGACAACGCCGCCAGCAACAATTTGCATAACACGCGCTTTTTTCAAGCCGATTTATCCCAGCCTCTGAGTGCTGCCGAGTGGGTTGATGAAGGCTTTTCTGCGGTACTCTTGGACCCACCCCGTGACGGTGCTTTCGAGGTGGTTCGCCACTTGGCGAGCCTGGGTGCCAAACGGTTGGTTTACGTGTCATGCAATCCGGCAACTTTGGCCCGTGACACGGTCGAATTGATCAAGCAGGGCTACAGGTTAAAACGTGCCGGGATCCTCGATATGTTTCCTCAGACGGCGCATGTCGAGGCCATGGCGTTATTCGAAGCGAGCTAG
- the relA gene encoding GTP diphosphokinase: protein MVQVRAHQPINTDGSINLEAWLDHTVSVDMALDREALKEACEFAREAELKHIAAKGLSAEDVSSFSTGLEIAEILADLKLDQDSLVAAVLYRGVREGQIQLPAVSQRFGPVVAKLIDGVLRMAAITASLSPRQSLVLGTQAQVENLRKMLVAMVDDVRVALIKLAERTCAIRAVKSADEEKRNRVAREVFDIYAPLAHRLGIGHIKWELEDLSFRYLEPEQYKQIAKLLHERRLDRERFISDVMNQLQNELKATGVNADISGRAKHIYSIWRKMQRKGLEFSQIYDVRAVRVLVPEMRDCYTALGIVHTLWRHIPKEFDDYIANPKENGYRSLHTAVIGPEGKVLEVQIRTHAMHEEAELGVCAHWKYKGTDVKSGSNHYEEKISWLRQVLEWHEELGDIGGLAEQLRVDIEPDRVYIFTPDGHAIDLPKGATPLDFAYRVHTEIGHNCRGAKINGRIVPLNYSLQTGEQVEIITSKHGTPSRDWLNPNLGYVTTSRARAKIVHWFKLQARDQNVAAGKTLLERELNRLDLPQVDFDKLADKANMKTAEDMFAALGAGDLRLAQLVNLAQQLVEPERGNEQLELIPRKAAGYKPGKRGDIQIQGVGNLMTQMAGCCQPLPGDAIVGYITQGRGVSIHRQDCASVLQLAGREPERIIQVSWGPVPVLTYPVDIIIRAYDRSGLLRDVSQVLLNERINVLAVNTRSNKEDNTALMSLTIEIPGLDALGRLLGRISQLPNIIETRRNRTP, encoded by the coding sequence ATGGTACAGGTGAGAGCGCACCAGCCGATCAACACCGACGGCAGTATCAATCTCGAGGCATGGCTCGATCATACGGTCAGCGTCGATATGGCATTGGACCGTGAGGCCTTGAAAGAAGCCTGCGAGTTCGCTCGCGAGGCAGAGTTAAAACACATTGCCGCCAAGGGTCTGAGCGCCGAGGACGTGTCGAGTTTCAGCACGGGCCTGGAGATTGCGGAGATCCTTGCCGACCTCAAGCTGGACCAGGATTCCCTGGTCGCCGCAGTGCTGTACCGCGGCGTCCGCGAGGGCCAGATCCAGTTGCCGGCGGTCAGCCAGCGTTTTGGCCCGGTGGTGGCCAAGCTGATCGACGGCGTGCTGCGCATGGCCGCGATCACGGCCAGTCTCAGCCCTCGTCAATCCCTGGTACTCGGCACTCAGGCGCAGGTGGAAAACCTGCGCAAGATGCTGGTGGCCATGGTCGATGACGTGCGCGTGGCACTGATCAAGCTGGCCGAGCGGACCTGCGCCATTCGCGCGGTGAAAAGCGCCGACGAAGAGAAGCGCAACCGGGTCGCCCGCGAGGTTTTCGACATCTATGCGCCTTTGGCTCACCGCCTCGGCATCGGCCATATCAAGTGGGAGCTGGAGGACCTGTCCTTCCGTTACCTGGAGCCTGAGCAATACAAGCAGATCGCCAAGCTCCTGCATGAGCGGCGCCTGGATCGCGAGCGCTTCATCAGCGACGTGATGAACCAGTTGCAGAACGAACTGAAGGCCACCGGGGTCAACGCCGACATCAGTGGGCGGGCCAAGCACATCTATTCCATCTGGCGCAAAATGCAGCGCAAGGGCCTGGAGTTCAGCCAGATCTACGATGTGCGCGCGGTGCGTGTGCTGGTGCCGGAAATGCGCGACTGCTACACCGCGCTGGGCATCGTGCACACCTTGTGGCGGCACATCCCCAAGGAATTCGACGACTACATCGCCAACCCCAAGGAAAACGGCTATCGCTCGCTGCACACCGCGGTGATCGGCCCCGAGGGCAAGGTGCTGGAAGTGCAGATCCGTACCCACGCGATGCACGAGGAAGCGGAGCTCGGGGTTTGCGCCCACTGGAAATACAAGGGCACCGACGTCAAGTCCGGCTCCAACCATTACGAAGAGAAGATCTCCTGGCTGCGCCAAGTGCTGGAATGGCACGAAGAGCTGGGGGATATCGGCGGCCTGGCCGAACAGTTGCGGGTGGATATCGAGCCGGACCGGGTGTACATCTTCACCCCCGACGGCCACGCCATCGACCTGCCCAAAGGCGCTACACCGCTGGACTTCGCCTACCGGGTGCACACCGAGATCGGCCACAACTGCCGGGGCGCCAAGATCAACGGGCGCATCGTGCCGCTCAACTACAGCCTGCAGACCGGCGAGCAGGTGGAGATCATCACCAGCAAGCACGGCACGCCGAGCCGTGACTGGCTGAACCCGAACCTGGGCTACGTCACCACGTCCCGGGCGCGGGCGAAGATCGTCCACTGGTTCAAGCTGCAGGCTCGCGATCAGAACGTCGCCGCCGGCAAGACCCTGCTGGAACGCGAGCTGAACCGTCTCGACCTGCCTCAGGTGGACTTCGACAAGCTTGCCGACAAGGCCAACATGAAGACCGCCGAGGACATGTTCGCCGCCCTGGGCGCGGGTGACCTGCGCCTGGCGCAGCTGGTCAACCTGGCCCAGCAACTGGTGGAGCCCGAGCGCGGCAACGAACAACTGGAGCTGATCCCGCGCAAGGCCGCCGGCTACAAGCCAGGCAAGCGTGGCGATATCCAGATCCAGGGCGTCGGCAACCTGATGACCCAGATGGCCGGCTGCTGCCAGCCACTGCCGGGGGACGCGATCGTCGGCTACATCACCCAGGGCCGTGGCGTGAGCATTCACCGCCAGGACTGTGCCTCGGTGCTGCAACTGGCCGGGCGCGAGCCGGAGCGGATCATCCAGGTCAGCTGGGGGCCGGTGCCGGTGCTCACCTATCCGGTGGACATCATCATCCGCGCCTACGATCGTTCCGGTCTGCTGCGTGACGTGTCCCAGGTACTGCTCAACGAGCGGATCAACGTGTTGGCCGTCAATACGCGCTCGAACAAGGAGGACAACACCGCGTTGATGTCCCTGACCATCGAGATTCCGGGCCTGGATGCATTGGGGCGTTTGCTGGGGCGCATCTCCCAGCTGCCGAACATCATCGAGACCCGGCGCAATCGAACCCCGTGA
- a CDS encoding response regulator transcription factor, with protein sequence MTPVAVEPPRILTIEDDPVLGAYVHEQLGRCGFAVTWCRNGQQGLGMARSQNFDVVLMDILLPGMDGLTLLTHLRQSHSTPVLLMSALGAEADRISGFRLGADDYLPKPFSMAELRVRIEAILRRVALDRRPMSPLLNSNAQSLVFDDELCDVLFAGQWAGLTRSEYRLLETLHRNLDEVLSKAFLYQHVLQRGYAAHDRSLDMHVSQIRRKLKALGYSERELRTVWGKGYVLSAADELA encoded by the coding sequence ATGACTCCCGTAGCTGTTGAGCCCCCCCGTATCCTGACCATTGAAGATGACCCGGTGCTCGGCGCCTATGTGCATGAGCAACTGGGTCGCTGCGGTTTCGCCGTGACCTGGTGCCGCAACGGCCAGCAAGGCTTGGGGATGGCCCGCAGCCAGAACTTCGATGTGGTGCTGATGGACATCCTGCTGCCCGGCATGGATGGGCTCACCCTGCTGACCCACTTGCGCCAGAGTCATTCCACGCCGGTGCTGCTGATGTCGGCCCTGGGGGCGGAGGCCGATCGCATCAGCGGTTTTCGCCTCGGAGCCGACGACTACTTGCCCAAGCCCTTCAGCATGGCCGAGTTGCGGGTGCGCATCGAGGCGATCCTGCGACGGGTGGCCCTGGATCGGCGGCCGATGTCGCCGCTGCTGAACAGCAACGCACAGAGCCTGGTTTTCGACGACGAGCTGTGCGATGTGCTGTTTGCCGGGCAGTGGGCCGGGTTGACCCGCAGCGAGTATCGCCTGCTGGAAACCCTGCATCGCAACCTCGATGAGGTGCTGAGCAAGGCCTTCCTTTATCAGCATGTCCTGCAGCGTGGCTACGCGGCCCATGACCGCAGCCTGGACATGCACGTCAGCCAGATTCGCCGCAAGCTCAAGGCGCTGGGCTACAGCGAGCGGGAGTTGCGCACCGTGTGGGGCAAGGGCTACGTCTTGAGTGCCGCCGATGAGCTGGCCTGA
- the mazG gene encoding nucleoside triphosphate pyrophosphohydrolase, whose amino-acid sequence MYSLEDLLHLMARLRDPQYGCPWDIKQNYASIVPHTLEEAYEVADAIERGDFDHLQGELGDLLFQVVYYSQLAREEGRFEFDAVVDGITRKLIRRHPHVFPTGDLYAPLDIPRLDEEQVKARWEQIKAEERAEKSDAPQQLSLLDDVPVALPALSRAAKLQKRAAQVGFDWPDALPVVDKVREELDEVLEAMADNDSAAITEEIGDLLFVVVNLARHLKVDPETALRGANAKFDRRFRFIEQALRDTGRPVEDCTLEDLDALWGEAKRQEKNLPSCG is encoded by the coding sequence ATGTACAGCCTTGAAGACCTGCTCCACCTGATGGCGCGCCTGCGGGACCCGCAATACGGCTGCCCGTGGGATATCAAGCAGAACTACGCCAGCATCGTTCCCCATACCCTGGAAGAGGCCTATGAGGTCGCCGACGCCATCGAGCGCGGCGACTTCGACCACTTGCAAGGCGAGCTGGGCGATCTGTTGTTCCAGGTGGTGTATTACAGCCAACTGGCCCGGGAGGAGGGGCGGTTCGAATTCGACGCGGTGGTGGACGGCATCACCCGCAAGTTGATCCGTCGGCATCCCCACGTGTTCCCTACCGGGGATCTGTACGCGCCGCTGGATATCCCGCGGCTCGATGAAGAACAGGTCAAGGCGCGCTGGGAGCAGATCAAGGCCGAGGAGCGGGCAGAGAAGTCCGACGCTCCGCAGCAGTTGTCCCTGCTCGACGATGTGCCGGTGGCCCTGCCGGCGCTGTCCCGCGCGGCCAAGTTGCAAAAGCGCGCGGCGCAGGTCGGCTTCGACTGGCCGGACGCCCTGCCGGTGGTGGACAAGGTTCGTGAAGAACTGGACGAGGTGCTGGAGGCCATGGCCGACAACGACTCGGCGGCCATCACTGAGGAAATCGGTGACTTGCTGTTTGTCGTGGTCAACCTGGCCAGGCACTTGAAGGTCGACCCGGAAACCGCCTTGCGCGGTGCCAATGCCAAGTTCGATCGGCGCTTCCGATTTATCGAGCAGGCATTGCGCGACACCGGTCGTCCCGTGGAAGATTGCACCCTCGAAGACTTGGATGCCCTGTGGGGTGAAGCCAAACGTCAGGAAAAGAATTTGCCCAGCTGCGGCTGA
- the cysM gene encoding cysteine synthase CysM, translating to MTLQYPTIADCVGNTPLVRLQRLPGATSNTLLLKLEGNNPAGSVKDRPALSMITRAELRGQIQAGDTLIEATSGNTGIALAMAAAIKGYKMILIMPDNSSAERKAAMTAYGAELILVSQEEGMEGARDLAERMQAEGRGKVLDQFANGDNPEAHYTGTGPEIWRQTQGSITHFISSMGTTGTIMGTSRYLKEQNPEVQIVGLQPMEGSAIPGIRRWPEQYLPKIYQASRVDRIVDMAQSEAEDVTRRLAREEGIFCGVSSGGAVAAMLRLSREVENAVMVAIICDRGDRYLSTGIFDAPN from the coding sequence ATGACCTTGCAGTACCCAACCATCGCCGATTGCGTCGGCAACACCCCGCTGGTCCGTTTGCAGCGCCTGCCTGGCGCCACCAGCAATACCTTGCTGCTCAAGCTTGAGGGCAATAACCCAGCGGGTTCGGTCAAGGACCGTCCGGCACTGTCGATGATCACTCGCGCCGAACTGCGCGGGCAGATCCAGGCCGGCGATACCCTGATCGAAGCGACGTCGGGCAACACCGGCATCGCCCTGGCCATGGCTGCGGCGATCAAGGGCTACAAGATGATCCTGATCATGCCCGACAACTCCAGCGCCGAGCGCAAGGCGGCAATGACTGCCTATGGCGCCGAGCTGATCCTGGTTAGCCAGGAAGAGGGCATGGAAGGTGCCCGCGACCTGGCCGAACGCATGCAGGCCGAAGGCCGTGGCAAGGTGCTGGATCAGTTCGCCAACGGCGACAACCCCGAGGCCCACTACACCGGCACTGGTCCGGAAATCTGGCGCCAGACCCAGGGCAGCATCACCCACTTCATCAGCTCGATGGGCACCACCGGCACCATCATGGGCACTTCGCGCTATTTGAAAGAACAGAACCCCGAGGTGCAGATCGTCGGTCTGCAACCCATGGAAGGCTCGGCCATTCCCGGCATCCGCCGCTGGCCCGAGCAATACCTGCCGAAGATCTATCAGGCCAGTCGGGTCGACCGCATCGTCGACATGGCCCAGAGCGAAGCCGAAGACGTGACCCGGCGTCTGGCCCGGGAAGAGGGCATTTTCTGTGGCGTGTCTTCCGGTGGTGCGGTGGCAGCGATGCTGCGCCTGTCCCGGGAAGTGGAAAACGCGGTCATGGTCGCGATCATCTGTGACCGTGGCGATCGTTACTTGTCGACCGGCATCTTCGATGCGCCCAACTGA
- a CDS encoding sensor histidine kinase — protein MSWPELPGRHSLFWKLACLLVAFCLLMIWLSWSWGRYVEQRNLYLSDEARATLEHYAVEAEQAWKSGQSAGVDAWLAQMAGREQTWVGVIGSDLQSLGSQPLTSAEAQRLTFLRGAHWPVSRHGRGLPWLKIPFPEDPSLGSLVIELPQRFMPGRYRVFWQVITNGVIPGLFTLLLCVGLYRLLVVPLNQLREQANAWRAGQLSVRLSSATTERKDELGELGRAFDQMSERLQSTVAVQQQLLRDLSHELRTPLSRLRVACDSEQNLWALRERLAREVDGMQRLVEDSLQLAWLDTERGPLPAEQIQVQALWEMLSENACFESGWSAAQLRCELDADCWVRGHLNTLAQALENILRNAIRHSPAGARITLAGQREGEYWHLWLDDQGPGVAEEDLERIFAPFIRLDGSRPGDGGFGLGLSIARNAVVRQGGQLWAQNTAHGLRLHLRLPGA, from the coding sequence ATGAGCTGGCCTGAACTGCCCGGCCGGCATTCGCTGTTCTGGAAACTGGCCTGCCTGCTGGTGGCGTTCTGTCTGCTGATGATCTGGCTGAGCTGGTCCTGGGGGCGCTATGTGGAGCAGAGGAACCTGTACCTGTCCGATGAAGCCCGGGCGACCCTGGAGCATTACGCCGTCGAGGCCGAGCAAGCCTGGAAGAGCGGCCAGAGTGCCGGCGTCGATGCCTGGCTTGCGCAGATGGCCGGTCGTGAGCAGACCTGGGTCGGCGTCATTGGCAGCGACCTGCAGTCGCTGGGCAGTCAGCCGCTGACATCGGCCGAGGCCCAGCGCCTGACCTTTCTGCGCGGCGCGCACTGGCCGGTGAGCCGGCATGGCCGTGGTCTGCCGTGGCTGAAAATTCCATTCCCCGAGGATCCGTCCCTGGGCAGCCTGGTGATCGAGCTGCCGCAGCGCTTCATGCCCGGGCGCTATCGGGTGTTCTGGCAGGTGATCACCAATGGTGTGATCCCTGGCCTGTTCACCCTTTTGTTGTGTGTTGGTCTGTACCGCTTGCTGGTGGTGCCGCTCAACCAACTGCGCGAGCAGGCCAATGCCTGGCGCGCCGGGCAACTGAGTGTGCGTCTGTCCAGCGCAACCACTGAGCGCAAGGATGAACTGGGAGAGCTGGGGCGGGCCTTCGATCAGATGTCCGAACGCTTGCAGAGCACCGTAGCGGTGCAGCAGCAATTGCTGCGCGATCTGTCCCACGAGTTGCGCACGCCCCTGAGTCGTCTGCGGGTGGCGTGTGACAGCGAGCAGAACCTTTGGGCATTGCGCGAGCGCCTGGCTCGGGAGGTCGATGGCATGCAGCGCCTGGTGGAAGACAGCCTGCAACTGGCCTGGCTGGACACCGAACGCGGGCCATTGCCCGCGGAGCAGATCCAGGTCCAGGCGCTGTGGGAGATGCTCAGCGAGAACGCCTGCTTCGAAAGCGGCTGGTCGGCGGCGCAGTTGCGCTGTGAACTGGACGCCGATTGCTGGGTGCGCGGCCACCTCAATACCCTGGCCCAGGCCCTGGAAAACATCCTGCGCAATGCCATTCGGCATTCTCCGGCCGGCGCCCGGATCACGCTCGCGGGGCAACGGGAAGGCGAGTATTGGCACCTGTGGCTGGACGACCAGGGACCGGGTGTGGCCGAAGAGGATCTGGAGCGGATCTTCGCGCCGTTCATCCGTCTGGATGGATCGCGGCCGGGGGATGGCGGCTTTGGCCTGGGCCTGAGCATTGCGCGCAATGCGGTGGTGCGTCAGGGCGGGCAGTTGTGGGCGCAGAACACCGCGCATGGCTTGCGTCTTCATCTGCGCTTGCCGGGAGCCTGA